In Streptomyces sp. NBC_00224, the following are encoded in one genomic region:
- a CDS encoding trypsin-like serine protease yields MRLGGKPVVRLVAALAVASAGVFVATGERAQAIVGGANAEQSYSFMGSLQDAGGNEAKHLCGVVLVRPGWAVTANHCTFTGPTPNEARFLKVRFGSDRWNSGGKEVGVARIVRYTEAPDWSGKDIALLKLSEDVPRAPAVIGSTRPEAGAAVRLLGWGRTCGKERGCEKTTPEVLRQLDTAVAADKGCDGGNYEPTREMCVNATPKDTVCKGDSGGPALVRANDGWALAGIASRRIRLGDCGTSNFSYTDASSFRQWIDETVSADQEKPVEQPAGGPRKPAEQPAGGPKEPGKQPDGGPSAPGAAQEDRRSPGSGDDDGRGGEGGGDGDPGSAALPPWIEIH; encoded by the coding sequence ATGAGGCTGGGAGGCAAGCCGGTTGTACGGCTGGTGGCCGCACTGGCGGTGGCATCGGCCGGTGTCTTCGTGGCTACGGGCGAGAGGGCCCAGGCGATTGTGGGGGGAGCGAACGCGGAGCAGAGCTACTCGTTCATGGGCTCGCTGCAGGATGCCGGCGGCAACGAGGCGAAGCATCTGTGCGGTGTCGTACTCGTCAGGCCGGGTTGGGCGGTCACGGCCAATCACTGCACCTTCACGGGGCCCACCCCGAACGAAGCACGGTTTCTGAAGGTCAGGTTCGGCTCCGACCGGTGGAACAGCGGAGGCAAGGAGGTGGGCGTCGCACGGATCGTCCGCTACACCGAAGCGCCCGACTGGAGCGGCAAGGACATCGCCCTGCTGAAACTGTCCGAAGACGTCCCGCGAGCCCCCGCCGTGATCGGCTCGACGCGCCCTGAAGCCGGGGCAGCGGTCCGTCTCCTGGGCTGGGGCAGGACCTGCGGCAAGGAACGCGGGTGCGAGAAGACGACTCCCGAGGTGCTCAGGCAGTTGGACACCGCCGTGGCAGCGGATAAGGGCTGTGACGGCGGCAATTACGAGCCCACGCGCGAGATGTGTGTGAACGCCACGCCGAAGGACACCGTCTGCAAGGGCGACTCCGGAGGCCCCGCGCTGGTGCGAGCGAACGACGGATGGGCGCTCGCCGGAATCGCCAGCCGCAGGATCCGGCTCGGTGACTGCGGTACGTCCAACTTCTCGTACACCGACGCCAGTTCATTCCGGCAGTGGATCGACGAGACGGTGAGCGCCGATCAGGAGAAGCCTGTGGAGCAGCCTGCCGGTGGGCCGAGGAAGCCGGCAGAACAACCTGCCGGCGGGCCGAAGGAGCCGGGTAAGCAGCCGGACGGTGGGCCGAGCGCTCCCGGGGCCGCGCAGGAAGACCGGCGAAGCCCGGGGAGCGGCGATGACGACGGGCGAGGCGGCGAGGGTGGCGGGGACGGGGATCCCGGCAGCGCTGCGCTTCCGCCCTGGATCGAGATCCACTAA
- a CDS encoding FG-GAP-like repeat-containing protein, with protein sequence MRRHMLVRSAIAAVLATAAGIMPLSGSPAGAAELPGEVVVPAEQRADPDADMLVDAGETGYLWGRPGNGYNWTSYADGSTRRLPLPKGKRVEAYATGTDTVGFVDSGERFVVLRDMKDGSERTFRLPDGQALEGLFGDVVVTSEVLADRTYRAHLLSWENGRVADRVVAGLPEDAQLIHGHSQSGGDGVLVFYGQGSDQLHAAWIDRSGQARLSDIRPTARSAFSGGRYVQWWQSGRVRVWKTPDFSTPVHDFTVPYEASSAVVGVLGNDLLITRTTSADISSGTAAKRRIVAIPLGGGPERPVFDGVSGSPVFQPDGTLLVARATEGREGPERSVYAVRPAADGAFTADKIADAPRVRTAIRGLTMAQGRLDTLDQLPWNLSRLRRTDISVSGLLTPGPRLDRGTDGYEFPDANCGAAWCKTFQATGDGRLVYRSSERNSLRVLADGASLPAAEVPVAREMYQAHKSHASGRYDAVPVAGSADDGYMTHIQVIDLDTGKPVYTSAGHRSVPAYALTGSTLWLEDEDGGPGAVLSVDVRTGAATPRFRAANCDITELLANTGFLYWACGQTDSGPVAAGGYDLAAKRAVRLPEHREALLGDGYLAWEKDGVLAATDLRGTTGTRTLGRPALRDAGMGWTVDRFGGPLAYTDQDGDLHLVPSGVRTSDLAAIDTDAPAAARNGADGWTARWWLSKPAASWQLTLKSTSTGAVVRTFGGGEARGIVKAAWDGKDAAGRALANGSYTWTLTARPADGLGTALSRSGTLVLTGGLPVARDHIGPGGPDGVGDLLGFTPAGTADFRGGTGRGGVDAKVSGSGWTGASTVTAAVPFGDADGDGCNDVLIRLSSGELRRYKPACGAALTPSAPYTKVGGGWHIFDSLTSPGDLTGDGRPDVIARQAATGELYLYADDGRGNFSARLRIGTGWKGYVLVGVGDLTGDGKADLLARDASGVLWLYPGTGKGTLGNRIKVGGGWQVYNALVGAGDLNNDGKPDLLALGTDGVLWSYAGDGHGNFGGRMRIGGGWQMYKYLF encoded by the coding sequence TTGAGACGTCACATGCTCGTACGGAGCGCTATCGCCGCGGTGCTGGCGACCGCTGCCGGGATCATGCCGCTGAGCGGTTCGCCCGCGGGGGCGGCGGAGCTGCCCGGTGAGGTCGTCGTCCCGGCCGAGCAGCGGGCGGATCCCGATGCGGACATGCTGGTGGATGCCGGGGAGACCGGCTATCTGTGGGGCAGGCCGGGCAACGGGTACAACTGGACTTCGTACGCCGACGGCTCCACCCGACGGCTTCCCCTGCCCAAGGGGAAGCGAGTGGAGGCCTACGCCACGGGCACCGACACGGTCGGGTTCGTCGACTCCGGCGAGCGTTTCGTGGTTCTGCGCGACATGAAGGACGGCTCGGAGCGGACCTTCCGGCTGCCCGATGGGCAGGCTCTGGAAGGCCTGTTCGGCGACGTGGTGGTGACCAGCGAGGTCCTCGCGGACCGGACGTACCGTGCCCACCTGCTGTCGTGGGAGAACGGCCGTGTCGCGGACCGCGTGGTTGCGGGGCTTCCCGAGGACGCACAGCTGATCCACGGACACTCCCAAAGCGGCGGGGACGGCGTGCTCGTCTTCTACGGGCAGGGCAGTGACCAGCTGCATGCGGCGTGGATCGACCGGTCGGGCCAGGCCCGGCTCTCGGACATACGCCCGACCGCACGCAGCGCCTTCAGCGGGGGCCGCTATGTCCAGTGGTGGCAGAGCGGGCGCGTCCGGGTGTGGAAGACCCCGGACTTCTCCACGCCTGTCCACGACTTCACCGTCCCCTACGAAGCGTCTTCGGCTGTGGTCGGCGTGCTGGGCAACGATCTCCTGATCACCCGCACCACCTCTGCGGACATCTCTTCGGGCACCGCCGCCAAGCGCCGTATCGTCGCGATCCCCCTCGGTGGCGGGCCTGAGCGGCCGGTGTTCGACGGCGTGTCCGGAAGCCCGGTCTTCCAGCCCGACGGAACGCTGCTGGTCGCACGGGCCACAGAAGGCCGTGAAGGACCGGAGCGGTCCGTGTACGCGGTGCGGCCGGCCGCCGACGGCGCCTTCACGGCCGACAAGATCGCGGACGCCCCCCGGGTCCGGACCGCGATCCGCGGCCTGACAATGGCCCAGGGGCGGCTGGACACGCTGGATCAGCTGCCGTGGAACCTCTCCAGGCTCCGCCGCACCGACATCTCCGTCTCCGGCCTGCTCACGCCGGGGCCGCGCCTGGACCGGGGCACCGACGGCTACGAGTTCCCTGACGCCAATTGCGGCGCGGCCTGGTGCAAGACGTTCCAGGCCACGGGCGACGGCAGGCTGGTGTACCGCTCGTCCGAGCGCAACAGCCTGCGCGTACTGGCCGACGGCGCGTCGCTGCCCGCCGCCGAGGTGCCCGTCGCGCGGGAGATGTACCAGGCCCACAAGTCCCATGCCTCCGGACGCTACGACGCGGTGCCCGTCGCCGGATCGGCCGACGACGGATACATGACGCATATCCAGGTGATCGACCTGGACACCGGCAAGCCCGTCTACACCAGCGCCGGCCATCGATCCGTGCCCGCGTACGCCTTGACCGGATCCACCCTGTGGCTGGAGGACGAGGACGGCGGCCCCGGTGCCGTCCTCTCCGTCGACGTCCGTACCGGCGCGGCCACCCCCCGGTTCCGCGCCGCGAACTGCGACATCACGGAACTGCTCGCCAACACGGGCTTCCTCTACTGGGCATGCGGCCAGACGGATTCGGGTCCCGTGGCCGCGGGCGGGTACGACCTCGCCGCCAAGCGGGCGGTACGGCTGCCCGAGCATCGTGAAGCCCTGCTGGGCGACGGCTACCTGGCCTGGGAGAAGGACGGCGTCCTCGCCGCCACCGACCTGCGCGGTACCACTGGCACCCGCACGCTCGGACGCCCCGCGCTGCGGGACGCGGGCATGGGCTGGACCGTGGACCGCTTCGGCGGCCCGCTCGCCTACACCGACCAGGACGGCGACCTCCACCTCGTCCCCTCGGGCGTACGGACCTCCGACCTCGCCGCCATCGACACGGACGCTCCGGCCGCGGCGCGGAACGGGGCCGACGGGTGGACGGCCCGCTGGTGGCTGTCGAAGCCCGCCGCCTCCTGGCAGTTGACGCTGAAGAGCACATCCACCGGCGCGGTCGTTCGCACGTTCGGAGGCGGTGAGGCGCGCGGCATCGTCAAGGCGGCCTGGGACGGCAAGGACGCTGCTGGACGGGCCCTCGCCAACGGCTCCTACACCTGGACCCTGACCGCTCGCCCCGCCGACGGACTCGGCACGGCCCTGAGCCGCAGCGGCACGCTCGTGCTCACCGGTGGACTCCCGGTCGCCCGCGACCACATCGGCCCGGGCGGCCCCGACGGCGTCGGCGACCTGCTTGGCTTCACCCCTGCCGGAACCGCCGACTTCCGAGGCGGTACCGGCCGCGGCGGTGTGGACGCGAAGGTGTCGGGCTCCGGCTGGACGGGGGCGAGCACCGTGACGGCCGCGGTCCCCTTCGGGGACGCGGACGGCGACGGCTGCAACGACGTCCTGATCCGCCTGAGCAGTGGTGAACTGCGCAGGTACAAGCCGGCCTGCGGTGCGGCGCTGACGCCCTCGGCGCCGTACACGAAGGTCGGCGGCGGCTGGCACATCTTCGACTCGCTCACATCGCCGGGCGACCTCACCGGCGACGGCCGCCCGGACGTGATTGCCCGTCAGGCGGCGACTGGCGAACTCTACTTGTACGCGGACGACGGCAGAGGCAACTTCAGCGCCCGCCTACGGATCGGCACGGGCTGGAAGGGGTATGTCCTGGTCGGCGTGGGCGACCTCACCGGCGACGGCAAGGCCGACCTGCTGGCCCGTGACGCCTCCGGCGTGCTGTGGCTCTACCCGGGCACCGGCAAGGGGACACTCGGCAACCGGATCAAGGTCGGCGGTGGCTGGCAGGTCTACAACGCCCTTGTCGGCGCGGGCGACCTGAACAACGACGGCAAGCCGGACCTGCTCGCCCTCGGCACGGACGGCGTGCTCTGGTCGTACGCCGGTGACGGCCACGGCAACTTCGGCGGCCGCATGAGGATCGGCGGCGGCTGGCAGATGTACAAGTACCTGTTCTGA
- a CDS encoding helix-turn-helix domain-containing protein yields MNPGPGPGPGPGPGSVAVVVAEDIGVPSWDLYELSIPCTVFGKPQPDLADPWYDLRLCSTGEPQQDGSATGSGLSLRTRYGLADLVGTDTVIVPSVPDACVDEGMPLPPALITALRDAYDAGARMVSLCTGAFALAEAGLLDGRRATAHWMHTAQLAERYPKVQVDDSVLYVDDGDVLTSAGLTAGLDLCLHLVRRDLGAHVANQLARRMVVPAHRPGGQAQFIDLSVPTTDDASLGPVLDWARTHLDQPLTVEDLARRAAMSPRTLHRRLQAATGTTPLQWLLNQRLGRAQSLLESTDLPIEKIGELSGLGTANNLRHHFLKQIGVSPGTYRRAFPRTTPEPFPSPLESRAQDRDDRRQTDGGPTAAHPIPR; encoded by the coding sequence ATGAATCCTGGTCCTGGTCCTGGTCCTGGTCCCGGTCCCGGTTCCGTCGCCGTGGTCGTGGCCGAGGACATCGGAGTCCCCTCATGGGATCTGTACGAGTTGAGCATCCCCTGCACCGTCTTCGGGAAGCCGCAGCCGGACCTGGCCGACCCCTGGTACGACCTGCGACTGTGCAGTACGGGCGAGCCTCAGCAGGACGGCTCCGCGACCGGGTCCGGGCTGTCACTGCGGACCCGCTACGGGCTCGCTGACCTGGTCGGCACCGACACGGTCATCGTGCCCTCGGTGCCCGATGCCTGCGTAGACGAGGGCATGCCGCTGCCACCGGCGCTGATCACGGCCCTGCGCGATGCCTACGACGCGGGCGCCCGCATGGTCTCCCTGTGCACCGGCGCCTTCGCACTCGCCGAGGCGGGGCTGCTCGACGGACGCCGCGCCACCGCCCACTGGATGCACACCGCTCAACTGGCCGAGCGCTACCCGAAGGTACAAGTCGACGACTCGGTGCTGTACGTGGACGACGGCGACGTACTCACCAGCGCCGGGCTGACCGCCGGACTCGACCTCTGCCTCCATCTGGTGCGCCGTGACCTGGGCGCACACGTCGCCAACCAGCTGGCCCGCCGGATGGTGGTGCCCGCCCACCGGCCCGGCGGCCAGGCGCAGTTCATCGACCTGTCCGTACCCACCACCGACGACGCGAGCCTGGGGCCCGTCCTGGACTGGGCCCGTACCCACCTGGACCAACCCCTCACAGTCGAGGATCTGGCCCGGCGCGCGGCGATGAGCCCGCGGACCCTGCACCGGCGACTCCAGGCGGCCACCGGGACGACTCCACTCCAGTGGCTCCTCAACCAGCGTCTGGGACGGGCCCAGAGCCTGCTGGAATCAACAGACTTGCCCATCGAGAAGATCGGGGAGCTGAGCGGCCTCGGCACGGCGAACAACCTCCGCCACCACTTCCTCAAACAGATCGGCGTGTCCCCGGGCACCTACCGCCGAGCCTTCCCCCGGACGACGCCCGAGCCGTTCCCCTCCCCGCTGGAGAGCCGGGCCCAGGACAGAGACGACCGACGGCAGACCGACGGCGGACCGACCGCGGCGCATCCGATACCCCGGTGA
- a CDS encoding NAD(P)-binding domain-containing protein: MHSDQPAVTVIGLGSMGSALAAVLLERGHRTTVWNRSAHRARSLVDRGAHLAATPEEAIAASPLTIVCVLDYEVLHTVLDPVAGSLAGKVLVNLTSGSPEQANEAAAWARSHAADYLDGAIMTTPPGVGSPEMMFLYSGSHAVFEAHRPTLASLGDPLHLGTDPGLASLYDAALLGLMWSTMTGWLHGTALVGTERTPATAFTPVATRWLTAVAGFLTTYAPQVDAGRYPGDDATVDVQIAAIDHLIHAAAARGIDNALPELLKSAMERTRAAGHGSDSYASVIEVLKNPADHT, translated from the coding sequence ATGCATTCCGACCAACCGGCAGTAACCGTCATCGGCTTGGGCTCCATGGGTTCGGCGCTGGCCGCCGTACTGCTGGAGCGGGGCCACCGCACCACCGTGTGGAACCGCTCGGCGCACAGGGCCCGGTCGCTGGTCGACCGGGGCGCCCACCTGGCCGCGACACCCGAGGAGGCGATCGCGGCGAGCCCGCTGACCATCGTCTGCGTACTGGACTACGAGGTGCTGCACACCGTCCTCGACCCCGTCGCCGGCTCCCTCGCGGGCAAGGTCCTGGTCAACCTCACCTCCGGTTCCCCGGAGCAGGCCAACGAGGCCGCCGCATGGGCCCGGTCACACGCCGCCGACTACCTCGACGGCGCGATCATGACCACCCCGCCGGGGGTCGGCAGCCCCGAGATGATGTTCCTCTACAGCGGTTCGCACGCCGTCTTCGAAGCCCACCGTCCGACCCTGGCGTCCCTGGGGGATCCTCTGCACCTGGGCACCGACCCGGGCCTGGCCTCCCTCTACGACGCCGCCCTGCTCGGCCTGATGTGGTCCACCATGACCGGCTGGCTGCACGGCACCGCGCTGGTCGGCACGGAGAGGACACCGGCCACGGCCTTCACCCCGGTCGCGACCCGCTGGCTGACCGCCGTGGCCGGCTTCCTGACGACCTACGCGCCCCAGGTGGACGCCGGACGCTACCCGGGCGACGACGCCACCGTCGACGTGCAGATCGCGGCCATCGACCATCTCATCCACGCCGCGGCGGCCCGCGGCATCGACAACGCCCTGCCCGAACTCCTGAAGTCCGCCATGGAACGGACCAGGGCTGCGGGCCACGGCTCCGACAGCTACGCGAGCGTGATCGAGGTCCTGAAGAACCCGGCGGACCACACATGA
- a CDS encoding NmrA family NAD(P)-binding protein: MIVVMGATGATGNALLHSLLTLGTPVRALTRTPHRPIPGITGAHQPPVEIQYADATDPHSLRTAFKGASQLFLAMANSPAQVELETRVINIAAHTGIGHIVKISAPAAEPDSPVAISRGHHAVEEHLRASGLPHTILRPYAFTQNLLRLAPTVAQGVILGTMGDAPCNYIDCRDIGDVAAAALTRPDIVGGTYSLTGPEAVSHPELASRLTTLTGNQVRYVNLAPDELRDNLIHSAHMPTWLADHVTEIQQLAVTRPETPTTTVTDILGRPPRTVDAFLHEHRAHFRR, encoded by the coding sequence ATGATCGTTGTCATGGGAGCGACCGGTGCAACCGGAAATGCCCTGCTCCACAGCCTCCTGACACTCGGCACACCCGTCCGCGCACTGACCCGCACCCCGCACAGGCCGATCCCCGGCATAACCGGCGCACACCAACCGCCCGTCGAGATCCAGTACGCCGACGCCACCGACCCCCACTCCCTGCGCACCGCCTTCAAGGGCGCCAGCCAGCTCTTCCTCGCCATGGCCAACAGCCCCGCACAGGTCGAACTCGAAACCCGCGTCATCAACATCGCCGCCCACACCGGCATCGGACACATCGTCAAGATCTCCGCACCCGCCGCCGAACCCGACTCCCCGGTCGCCATCTCCCGCGGACACCACGCCGTCGAGGAACACCTGCGCGCCAGCGGCCTCCCCCACACCATCTTGCGCCCCTACGCGTTCACGCAAAACCTCCTACGCCTGGCCCCCACCGTCGCCCAGGGCGTCATCCTCGGCACGATGGGCGACGCACCCTGCAACTACATCGACTGCCGCGACATCGGCGACGTCGCCGCCGCCGCCCTCACCAGACCCGACATCGTCGGCGGCACCTACTCCCTGACCGGACCCGAAGCCGTCTCCCACCCCGAACTCGCGTCACGACTGACCACCCTGACGGGCAATCAGGTCCGCTACGTCAACCTCGCCCCGGACGAACTGCGCGACAACCTCATCCACAGCGCCCACATGCCCACCTGGCTCGCCGACCACGTGACGGAGATCCAGCAACTCGCCGTTACCAGACCCGAAACCCCCACCACCACTGTCACCGACATCCTCGGCCGCCCGCCCCGTACCGTCGACGCCTTCCTGCACGAACACCGCGCCCACTTCCGCCGATAG
- a CDS encoding MarR family transcriptional regulator codes for MTRADIDGEAPTLDQARRQVEHYGLEVDPQAVLVAVRLISAGARVGRAAEAHFAKFGLSTGRYRLLADLEDHGGEKSPSRLALDLDVSRATVTGLLDGLEREGLIARRPSTEDGRGTVAVLTARGAQRLRDMASEHFGRLEAMVGGLSVEERAVFLDLLARVVRGSAALAAD; via the coding sequence ATGACGAGGGCAGACATCGATGGCGAGGCCCCCACGCTGGACCAGGCCCGACGACAGGTCGAGCACTACGGCCTGGAGGTCGATCCGCAGGCGGTGCTGGTCGCGGTACGGCTGATCTCGGCGGGCGCGAGGGTCGGCCGGGCGGCCGAGGCGCACTTCGCCAAGTTCGGCCTGTCGACGGGGCGCTACCGCCTGCTCGCCGACCTCGAAGACCACGGCGGGGAGAAATCCCCCTCGCGCCTCGCGCTCGACCTCGATGTCTCCAGGGCCACGGTCACCGGCCTGCTGGACGGCCTTGAGCGCGAGGGCCTGATCGCCCGCCGCCCGTCCACGGAGGACGGCCGGGGCACGGTGGCCGTCCTGACCGCGCGCGGCGCGCAGCGCCTGCGTGACATGGCGTCCGAGCATTTCGGGCGGCTGGAGGCGATGGTGGGCGGGCTTTCCGTCGAGGAGCGTGCGGTGTTCCTGGATCTGCTCGCCCGTGTGGTGCGCGGCAGCGCGGCCCTGGCCGCCGACTGA
- a CDS encoding MerR family transcriptional regulator, which produces MTADDSYGRLDDDDYPAYTMGRAAEILGTTQGFLRAIGDARLITPLRSEGGHRRYSRYQLRIAARARELVDQGTPIEAACRIIILEDQLQEAQRINAEHRRTTQTTNPTNAA; this is translated from the coding sequence ATGACAGCAGACGACTCCTACGGCCGTCTCGACGACGACGACTACCCCGCCTACACCATGGGCCGGGCCGCCGAAATACTCGGCACCACCCAGGGCTTCCTCCGCGCCATCGGAGACGCCCGCCTCATCACCCCACTGCGCTCCGAAGGCGGACACCGCCGCTACTCCCGCTACCAACTGCGCATCGCCGCCCGCGCCCGCGAACTCGTCGACCAGGGCACCCCCATCGAAGCCGCCTGCCGCATCATCATCCTCGAAGACCAACTCCAAGAAGCCCAACGCATCAACGCCGAACACCGCCGCACCACCCAGACGACCAACCCCACCAACGCGGCCTGA